Proteins encoded within one genomic window of Suricata suricatta isolate VVHF042 chromosome 17, meerkat_22Aug2017_6uvM2_HiC, whole genome shotgun sequence:
- the LOC115282798 gene encoding multidrug and toxin extrusion protein 2-like, translating to MQGGRQPSLGMDSVQDTVPPDRGGCCPALRRLVPVGFGAEAWMLLALSGPLLLFQVLSFMIHVVSSVFCGHLGKVELASVTLSVAFVNVCGISIGAGLSSACDTLMSQSFGSPNKKNVGVILQRGTLVLLLCCLPCWALFLNTQSILLLFRQDPAVSRLTQEYVLIFTPALPVSVTVC from the exons ATGCAGGGTGGCCGGCAGCCCAGTCTTGGAATGGACAGCGTTCAGGACACGGTCCCCCCAGACCGAGGAGGCTGTTGCCCTGCCCTCCGCAGGCTGGTCCCTGTTGGCTTTGGGGCCGAGGCATGGATGCTCCTTGCCCTTTCTGGACCCCTG CTGTTGTTCCAGGTGCTGTCCTTCATGATCCATGTTGTGAGCTCGGTGTTTTGCGGGCACCTGGGCAAGGTGGAGCTGGCGTCCGTGACCCTCTCGGTGGCC TTTGTCAATGTCTGTGGAATTTCCATAGGAGCAGGCTTGTCCTCAGCATGTGACACTTTGATGTCCCAG AGTTTCGGGAGCCCCAACAAGAAGAATGTGGGGGTCATCCTGCAGAGGGGCACTCTGGTGCTGCTCCTCTGCTGCCTTCCGTGCTGGGCACTCTTCCTCAACACCCAGAGCATCCTGCTGCTCTTCAGGCAGGACCCGGCCGTATCCAG GTTAACCCAAGAGTACGTGCTCATTTTCACCCCAGCACTTCCGGTAAGCGTCACTGTCTGCTGA